A portion of the Krasilnikovia cinnamomea genome contains these proteins:
- a CDS encoding GNAT family N-acetyltransferase, giving the protein MSDYRLSEDPNDLDLDRVVRWISTDAYWAKGRTREVVERSFAHSVPVGLYTPDGQQVAVARIVSDLATFAWLCDVYVDHEHRGRGLGTMLANWTVEWAGRHGIKRLVLATVDAHEVYAKAGFVKVGHPERWMEIDTRPPFG; this is encoded by the coding sequence GTGAGCGACTACCGGCTGAGCGAAGACCCGAACGATCTCGACCTTGACCGGGTCGTCCGGTGGATCAGCACCGATGCCTACTGGGCCAAGGGGCGCACGCGCGAGGTGGTCGAACGCTCCTTCGCCCACTCGGTCCCGGTGGGCCTCTACACCCCTGACGGGCAGCAGGTCGCGGTGGCACGCATCGTGTCCGACCTCGCCACGTTCGCCTGGCTGTGCGACGTGTACGTCGACCACGAGCACCGCGGCCGCGGCCTCGGCACGATGCTGGCGAACTGGACCGTCGAGTGGGCCGGGCGCCATGGCATCAAACGCCTGGTGCTCGCCACCGTCGACGCGCACGAGGTGTACGCGAAGGCCGGGTTCGTGAAGGTCGGTCACCCGGAACGCTGGATGGAGATCGACACGCGGCCACCGTTCGGATAG
- a CDS encoding MarR family winged helix-turn-helix transcriptional regulator, whose protein sequence is MSLASRHDSADDSPGLLLWQVTNRWQAAQRAALKPYDLTHVQFVLLATLTFLQASGPVTQKALAAMAATDPMMTSQVLRTLESRTLVHRPAHPTDRRARAVAVTEAGRDLANRAVVAVEACDAAFFGDLGDKLPGFVTALRTLRRSSAEA, encoded by the coding sequence ATGAGCCTGGCCAGCCGGCATGACAGCGCCGACGACAGCCCCGGCCTGCTGCTGTGGCAGGTCACCAACCGGTGGCAGGCCGCTCAGCGGGCGGCGCTGAAACCATACGACCTCACCCACGTGCAGTTCGTGCTGCTGGCCACGCTCACCTTCCTGCAGGCATCCGGGCCGGTCACCCAGAAGGCCCTCGCCGCAATGGCCGCCACCGACCCGATGATGACCTCGCAGGTGCTGCGCACGCTGGAAAGCCGCACTCTGGTGCATCGGCCCGCACACCCCACCGACCGGCGGGCCCGGGCCGTGGCGGTCACCGAAGCCGGTCGCGACCTCGCCAACCGGGCGGTCGTCGCGGTGGAGGCGTGCGACGCCGCCTTCTTCGGCGACCTCGGCGACAAGCTGCCCGGGTTCGTCACCGCACTGCGCACCCTGCGCCGATCCTCCGCAGAGGCGTGA
- a CDS encoding MFS transporter: MTRRLYAVRGCEEGILFYPLYALLFADAGLSTAQISSLFVIWSVVSFVCEVPSGAWADAWSRRRLYALGSFLVAAAYATWTLWPTYPGFALGFVLWGVGGAMQSGTLEALVYDELAEVGAADAYARVTGRGGTVGILAMLAATTLAAPAYAVGGYPLVGALSVAVPVVGGFLALGFPETPRRESSDEFGGLRGYAATLATGLREVRGSRFVARAVALAALVPGFTALDEYLPLLSRTAGAPTALVPLLFALPALGMAVGSALAGRWAAIAPRRLAAVLAGAAGLLAAGALSRHLAGMVPIAVAFGALQFAIVVTETRLQEVIGSRTRATVLSVSGVAAEVCAVLIYAGVGAGGAVAPMSVLVAGCAAPLLATALMAARWLPIHRPQSEQWSRMDGAGPVAPATGPATS; this comes from the coding sequence CTGACCCGGCGCCTGTACGCGGTCCGCGGATGCGAGGAGGGCATCCTCTTCTACCCGCTGTACGCGTTGCTGTTCGCCGACGCCGGGCTGTCCACGGCCCAGATCTCGTCGTTGTTCGTGATCTGGTCGGTGGTGTCTTTCGTCTGTGAGGTTCCGTCCGGCGCCTGGGCGGACGCCTGGTCGCGCCGCCGCCTGTACGCGCTCGGCTCCTTCCTGGTCGCCGCGGCGTACGCCACCTGGACGCTGTGGCCTACCTATCCCGGCTTCGCCCTGGGTTTCGTGTTGTGGGGCGTGGGCGGGGCGATGCAGTCCGGCACCCTGGAGGCGCTCGTCTACGACGAGCTGGCCGAGGTGGGCGCCGCCGACGCGTACGCCCGGGTCACAGGCCGCGGTGGCACGGTCGGGATCCTGGCCATGCTCGCGGCCACCACGCTGGCCGCCCCGGCGTACGCCGTCGGTGGCTACCCGCTGGTCGGGGCGCTGAGCGTCGCCGTGCCGGTGGTGGGCGGGTTCCTCGCCCTCGGGTTCCCGGAGACTCCGCGCCGGGAATCGTCGGACGAGTTCGGCGGCCTGCGCGGGTACGCCGCCACGCTGGCCACGGGCCTGCGGGAGGTACGCGGCAGCCGCTTCGTCGCCCGGGCGGTGGCCCTCGCGGCGCTGGTGCCGGGGTTCACCGCGCTCGACGAGTACCTGCCGCTGTTGTCCCGTACGGCCGGTGCCCCGACGGCCCTGGTGCCGCTGCTGTTCGCGCTACCCGCGCTGGGCATGGCGGTGGGCAGCGCGCTGGCCGGCCGGTGGGCGGCGATCGCGCCGCGCCGCCTGGCGGCGGTGCTGGCCGGGGCCGCCGGGTTGCTGGCGGCGGGTGCGCTCAGCCGTCACCTGGCGGGCATGGTGCCGATCGCGGTGGCGTTCGGTGCGCTGCAGTTCGCCATCGTGGTCACCGAGACGCGACTGCAGGAGGTCATCGGCAGCCGGACGCGGGCGACGGTGCTGTCGGTGAGCGGGGTCGCGGCCGAGGTGTGCGCCGTGCTGATCTACGCCGGGGTGGGTGCGGGCGGTGCGGTCGCACCGATGTCGGTCCTGGTCGCAGGCTGCGCGGCGCCGCTGCTGGCGACCGCGCTCATGGCCGCCCGATGGCTGCCGATCCACCGGCCGCAGTCGGAACAGTGGTCCCGAATGGACGGTGCGGGGCCGGTGGCTCCTGCCACCGGCCCCGCGACGAGCTGA
- the dusB gene encoding tRNA dihydrouridine synthase DusB — translation MTLAVTSPLALGRHEVWPPVVLAPMAGITNVAFRTLCREQGGGVYVCEMITTRALVERIPKTLKMIAFAPDEDFRSLQLYGVDPDVTAAAVRMVAEEGLADHIDLNFGCPVPKVTRRGGGSALPWRRRLFGRIVRQAVAAAAPAGIPVTVKMRKGIDDDHLTYVEAGLIAQEAGVAAVALHARTAQQRYSGNADWDSIATLKQALDVPVLGNGDIWEASDAMRMVAHTGADGVVVGRGCLGRPWLFADLSAAFAGTTSQALPTLGEVAAIMARHARLLVQALEDERHGCADFRKHIAWYLKGFPVGGDLRRSLAMISSLAELEDLLGKLDPAVPFPRESLGQPRGRINAPGKVSLPYGWLDSRDDDTVPDGAELDDSGG, via the coding sequence GTGACTCTCGCCGTGACATCTCCGCTGGCCCTCGGGCGGCACGAGGTTTGGCCGCCCGTCGTGCTCGCGCCGATGGCCGGCATCACCAACGTCGCCTTCCGCACGCTCTGCCGCGAACAGGGCGGCGGCGTCTACGTCTGCGAGATGATCACTACGCGGGCGCTGGTCGAGCGCATCCCCAAGACGCTCAAGATGATCGCGTTCGCCCCCGACGAGGACTTCCGCAGCCTCCAGCTCTACGGCGTCGACCCGGACGTGACCGCCGCCGCCGTGCGGATGGTCGCCGAGGAGGGCCTCGCCGATCACATCGACCTCAACTTCGGCTGCCCGGTCCCGAAGGTCACCCGCCGTGGCGGCGGCTCCGCGCTGCCGTGGCGGCGGCGCCTGTTCGGCCGCATCGTCCGGCAGGCCGTCGCGGCGGCCGCGCCGGCCGGCATCCCGGTCACGGTCAAGATGCGCAAGGGCATCGACGACGACCATCTGACGTACGTCGAGGCCGGGCTGATCGCCCAGGAGGCGGGCGTCGCCGCGGTCGCCCTGCATGCGCGTACGGCGCAGCAGCGCTACTCCGGAAACGCCGACTGGGATTCCATCGCCACCCTCAAGCAGGCGCTCGACGTGCCCGTGCTCGGCAACGGGGACATCTGGGAAGCCTCCGACGCGATGCGGATGGTGGCGCACACCGGGGCGGACGGGGTGGTGGTGGGCCGCGGCTGCCTGGGCCGCCCGTGGCTGTTCGCCGACCTGTCCGCCGCGTTCGCGGGCACCACCTCGCAGGCCCTGCCGACCCTCGGCGAGGTCGCCGCGATCATGGCCCGGCACGCCCGGCTGCTCGTGCAGGCGCTGGAGGACGAGCGGCACGGCTGCGCCGACTTCCGCAAGCACATCGCGTGGTACCTGAAGGGTTTCCCGGTCGGCGGGGACCTGCGTCGCAGCCTGGCCATGATCTCGTCGCTGGCCGAGCTGGAGGACCTGCTCGGCAAGCTGGACCCGGCGGTGCCGTTCCCGCGTGAGTCGCTGGGCCAACCGCGCGGCCGGATCAACGCCCCCGGCAAGGTGTCCCTGCCGTACGGCTGGCTCGACAGCCGCGACGACGACACCGTGCCCGACGGTGCCGAACTGGACGACTCCGGCGGCTGA